DNA sequence from the Devosia lacusdianchii genome:
AATGAGCGCAAATTGCGGCTCACGGCGTGTGCCCTACTCCCCCAGATCGAGCACACCCTCGCCGACGATAACGGCGTGGCCACCGATGCCCCCGTGGATCAACACGTCGTTCTCCTTGCGCAACTGGATCGTGATCCGGCAAGGCCGCCCCATTTCGTGGCCCTGGCGCAGCACGAAATCGGCTTGGCCGGTCGCCAGATTGGCGTGCTCCGAGAGCAACCCGATCAGCGCTGCCGCGGCCGAACCGGTGCCCGGATCTTCCCCGATATCCATGCCGAACATCCGCGCGGCCAGATCGTTGTCCGGCTCGTCCGGCGTAAGGGTGAAGACATAGGCCGAGTTATGATCGTGGTGGAACACCTTGTTCCAGATCGCCGGGTTCGCCTTCACGCGCCGCAGCACTTCGGCATCGCGCACTGGGACGAGATGGAACGTCACGCCCGCCGAATAGACGCCGGGCTGGTACATGTCACAGCCGATATCCTCGATCTCGATCCCCAGCGCCTGCGCCATGCCGAGCTTGTCCGGCAGCGGCGCAACCCGCGACGGCAGGCGCGGCAGGGCGAAGCGGGCTTCGCCCGAGCGCTTGTCGGATTTTTCGAACAGCGCCGTGATCAGCCCGACCTTTTCCTCCAGTCGCACCGCGCTGACCTTGTTCTGCAGTCCGAGCACAACGGACGCACCGACCGTTGGGTGCCCCGCAAAGGGCAGCTCCGTATGGGGCGTGAAGATGCGGATCGCCGCCGTATTGCGCTCGGCATTGGGCTTGAGGATGAACACCGTCTCGCTGAGATTGAACTCGCGCGCGATGGCTTGCATCTCGCCATCGAGAAGGCCATCGGCCTTGGTGACGACGGCAAGCTGGTTGCCCTTTAGCCGCTCGCGCGTGAACACGTCGAGCATCAGATAGTTGAGCTTCATCGGAAGACCTCATTCGGGCGGAAGCGCGAAATCCTGCGGCTCGAAACCAAGATGTGTGGCAAGCGCTGCAACGGCCACGCCATGGTCGTTGCGCCCAGGCAATCCGGAAATCGTCAGGCACCCGATAATGCCGGCGCCCTTGACCCGGATGGGGAAGCCGCCGCCGGCTATCACGTAATCTGCTGGGTCCACCCCCGATTGCGGGGAGAACGGCGCTTCGCCGCGCTCCAGCACCATGCGGTAGCTCGCCCGCTGGAAGCGACGGACGGTGTTAATCTTGCGACGCACCCATTCGGCATTGTCCGCGCTGGTTCCGGTGGTGGCCGCGAAGAACATCTGCCGGTCCCAGGTGCGGATATCGACCACCAGCCCCAGTTTTTCAGTTATCGCTCGCTGGCGAATGGCCGTGCCCAGCTCATACGCCACGGTCTCGTCGAACGCGGCGAGAACCAGCTCGCGCTCCTGTTTCTTGACGAGCTCGATGTCTTCGGCAACAGCCATGGTCACGTGTCCTTATGGGTAAACCGGGTCCAGGCGTCGTAGAGCGGTTCGCGGCTCGACGGCTGTCCGGGGAAATTGGTTCGGTTCGGATCGATGGCGGCCCAGGCCGCCTTGCTGTCGGTCCAGATATTGCCGATGGGCACCGCCCAATCCAAGCTGTCGAGCGAACCGGCGCGCACTACCATCAGCCCGGGCGTGGGCGGCTCATTCCAGAGCCAGGTGTGGCAGTTGGCGCAAAACAGCATGGCGATGGTCCGGCCGCTGTCGGCCGCGCGGTCATAGCGGTCGAGCGCGCCACTCAGATGCTCGATATCGTCGCTGCGTACCGGCATGGACATGGACCACGCGGCGCCCGAGAAGCGCTGGCAGTCCTTGCAATGGCAATTGTAGACCGATAGAGGGCTGGCCTTCAGCCGGTAGCGCACGGCGCCACACTGGCAACCGCCCTCGACGGGAAAATCCGGCAGGTCCATTTTGCCCACGACTCCAGATGCTTGGCCCGTCAGGTTTTAGACGAAGTTTGGTCGGGGCAGAAGGGTGCCGGCAAAGAACGCTTCGGCCACCGCCGTGGCATAGGGCACCGCCCCTGCCCGCCCGGCATCGGCGGCTGAGCGGAGGACGACGATATCGGCCAATTCACGATGCTCCTGCCGGACGAGATTGGCGCGGATGCGGGCGGCAAGGTGCTCGGCGGGTTCGACAAAGCGGAAGACCCGGCCGAACGACAGCCGCGGCCCGTCGAAGACCACGACCATACCGCCCGCCTCCGCCTCGTCAGTGCGCAGCCCGGTTTCCTCCTCCAGTTCGAGCGCAATGCAGCCTGGCACGTCGACCCGGCCATCGGGCAGCACATCGCGCGGCTCGAGAGAACCACCCGGCGGATAGACCCGGCCCGCATTGGTGGTGTCCCCGCCCATGACGCCGTAGATCAGCGCATTGTCGCCGCTGACGATCAATGCCCAGCCGAAGGCGTGGCAGATGCCGATTTCGGGAAAGCCTTGCTGGCGCCACAGCATGAAGGCTGAATACGCATCCTCGCGCGCCTCGGCGCGGAACACGCCACCCTCCAGGCGTGGCACGCCGCCATCCGGCGCCGAGAGCCCGAGAATGCGACCATCCCACAAATGCGGATTGGCTGCTGTCGCCTCGCGCCAATAGTCGGCCACGGCAGCGCGCTGGACCGGTGTGAGCGGCCACCGACCCGGCACACGGCGAATGTCGATATCGGAGACCGGAACGATCTGCATGGCAAAAACACAACGGCCGGGGTTTCCCCCGGCCGTTGCATGTCTGATTAGTTCTTGGCCTTGTCGACCAGCGCGCCGGCCTTGATCCACGGCATCATGTCGCGCAGCTTGCCGCCGACTTCTTCGATGGCATGTTCGTCGGCGAGGCGGCGGGTGGCCTTGAAGCGGGCGCCGCCCGACTTGATCTCCTGCATCCACTCGCTGGTGAACTTGCCCGACTGGATGTCATGCAACACGCGCTTCATCTCGGCCTTGGTTTCCGAGGTGATGATGCGCGGACCGGTGACGTATTCACCCCACTCGGCCGTGTTCGAGATCGAGTAGTTCATGTTGGCAATGCCGCCCTGGTAGATCAGGTCGACGATCAACTTCACTTCGTGCAGGCACTCGAAATAGGCCATTTCCGGAGCATAACCGGCTTCCACCAGTGTTTCGAAGCCAGCACGGATCAGCTCCACCAGGCCGCCGCACAGCACGGCCTGCTCGCCGAACAGGTCGGTTTCGCATTCTTCGCGGAAATTGGTTTCGATGACACCCGAACGGCCGCCACCAACGCCCGAGGCATAGGCCAGCGCGATGTCATGGGCATTGCCCGACGCGTCCTGATGCACGGCGATCAGGCACGGCACGCCGCCACCCTTCTGGTACTCGCCACGCACGGTGTGGCCCGGGCCCTTTGGCGCGATCATGATCACGTCGACGGTCGACTTGGGTTCGATCAGGTTGAAATGCACGTTGAGGCCGTGGGCGAAAGCCAGCGCGGCGCCGTCACGGATGTTCGGCTCGATATGCTGCTTGTAGATATCGGCCTGCAGCTCGTCCGGAGTCAGCATCATGATGACGTCAGCCCACTTGGACGCGTCAGCAACCGACATGACCTTGAGGCCTTCGCCCTCGGCCTTCTTGGCCGACGGGGAACCCGGACGCAGGGCGACGACAACATCTGTCACGCCGGAATCGCGCAGGTTCAGCACGTGGGCATGGCCCTGCGAACCGTAACCGACAATTGCGACTTTCCGCGACTTGATGATGTTGAGATCGGCATCCCGATCGTAATAAACGCGCATGGGTTTCTCCCTGAAAATGCTGTGTTAGGCGTTGTTGGCTTTCACCCCATAGAGGGCGAAGAACTGGTCGGTCGCGGCCTTGACGTCCGCTTCGATATTGTCAGTCACATTGGACTGGGTGAGCGCTTTGTCGCCGAGCAGCAGACGTATCTGCACGTCGCGAACGACGAGGCCGAAAAAGGTGCGATAGGCATCTTCGCTGGAGTCAAAGCGCAGCAGGCGCGCATCGCGCCCAGCTTCGAGGATGGGCTTGAGCCGGCGGCGAATGGCCAGCGGACCATTCTCGAGCACGATAATGCCCAGGCTATCCTTCTCCTGCGCAGCGTGGGTCACGGCAGTACGATTGAGCGTGATCGAAACTTCGCCGGTGATGACGGTCAGCAGATCGCGGGCGAACTGCTCGATGGAGAGGCGCAGCGCCTTGGCATTAAGGTGGGAGCGATCGACCACCGGCATGCGCACCTTGGCCGCCTGCCACTGCACAGTCGCGGTCAGCAGCCCATCGCGGTCGCCGAACCACTTGTAGAGCGTTTCCTTGGAGCACGACGCGCGGCGCGCCACAGCCGTCATGGTCAAGCCATCGCCATTTTCGACGAGCAGATCTAGCGCCGCCGTCAGCACAGCTTGCTGCCGGGGCGTGAACGTCTCTTCGTTGACCTTGATGGTCAGGGGCACGGCGTCGTCCTTTAAACACTGCTGACCAATACAGCCGATATCGCAGCCGTACCGTACGGTACGGTTCGATGCAAGTCCCTATTTTGCGAGAGCCTAGCTTAGGTCTTTGCCGGGCCTCACGGCAAGGTCCCGGGTTTGGAGCTCACTTATCGGTTCGAACGCCGAGGTAAGCCGCTCGACTAAGCGG
Encoded proteins:
- a CDS encoding PhzF family phenazine biosynthesis protein, producing the protein MKLNYLMLDVFTRERLKGNQLAVVTKADGLLDGEMQAIAREFNLSETVFILKPNAERNTAAIRIFTPHTELPFAGHPTVGASVVLGLQNKVSAVRLEEKVGLITALFEKSDKRSGEARFALPRLPSRVAPLPDKLGMAQALGIEIEDIGCDMYQPGVYSAGVTFHLVPVRDAEVLRRVKANPAIWNKVFHHDHNSAYVFTLTPDEPDNDLAARMFGMDIGEDPGTGSAAAALIGLLSEHANLATGQADFVLRQGHEMGRPCRITIQLRKENDVLIHGGIGGHAVIVGEGVLDLGE
- a CDS encoding heme-degrading domain-containing protein, whose protein sequence is MAVAEDIELVKKQERELVLAAFDETVAYELGTAIRQRAITEKLGLVVDIRTWDRQMFFAATTGTSADNAEWVRRKINTVRRFQRASYRMVLERGEAPFSPQSGVDPADYVIAGGGFPIRVKGAGIIGCLTISGLPGRNDHGVAVAALATHLGFEPQDFALPPE
- a CDS encoding GFA family protein → MDLPDFPVEGGCQCGAVRYRLKASPLSVYNCHCKDCQRFSGAAWSMSMPVRSDDIEHLSGALDRYDRAADSGRTIAMLFCANCHTWLWNEPPTPGLMVVRAGSLDSLDWAVPIGNIWTDSKAAWAAIDPNRTNFPGQPSSREPLYDAWTRFTHKDT
- the ilvC gene encoding ketol-acid reductoisomerase, with the translated sequence MRVYYDRDADLNIIKSRKVAIVGYGSQGHAHVLNLRDSGVTDVVVALRPGSPSAKKAEGEGLKVMSVADASKWADVIMMLTPDELQADIYKQHIEPNIRDGAALAFAHGLNVHFNLIEPKSTVDVIMIAPKGPGHTVRGEYQKGGGVPCLIAVHQDASGNAHDIALAYASGVGGGRSGVIETNFREECETDLFGEQAVLCGGLVELIRAGFETLVEAGYAPEMAYFECLHEVKLIVDLIYQGGIANMNYSISNTAEWGEYVTGPRIITSETKAEMKRVLHDIQSGKFTSEWMQEIKSGGARFKATRRLADEHAIEEVGGKLRDMMPWIKAGALVDKAKN
- a CDS encoding TetR/AcrR family transcriptional regulator; this encodes MPLTIKVNEETFTPRQQAVLTAALDLLVENGDGLTMTAVARRASCSKETLYKWFGDRDGLLTATVQWQAAKVRMPVVDRSHLNAKALRLSIEQFARDLLTVITGEVSITLNRTAVTHAAQEKDSLGIIVLENGPLAIRRRLKPILEAGRDARLLRFDSSEDAYRTFFGLVVRDVQIRLLLGDKALTQSNVTDNIEADVKAATDQFFALYGVKANNA